A region of the Curvibacter sp. AEP1-3 genome:
ACGTGGCCAAGGGCGAATTTGTGGCCCTCATCGGCCACAGCGGGTGCGGCAAGTCCACCCTGCTCAACCTGATTGCCGGCCTGACCATGCCCACCCAGGGCTCGCTGATCTGCGCAAGCCGCGAAATTGCAGGCCCCGGCCCCGAGCGCGCCGTGGTGTTTCAGAATCACTCGCTGCTGCCCTGGCTGACCTGTTTCGAGAACATTTATCTGGGCGTGGAGCGCGTGTTCGGCACCCGCAACCCTGGTGCGCCAGCAGAGACCAAAGCCCAGCTCAAGGCCCGCACCGATGCCGCACTGGCCTTGGTGGGCCTGACCGCCGCCGCCCAAAAGCGCCCCGGTGAAATCAGCGGTGGCATGAAGCAGCGCGTGGGCATTGCCCGTGCGCTGGCCATGGAGCCCAAAGTCTTGTTGATGGACGAGCCCTTCGGCGCGCTGGATGCGCTGACCCGCGCCAAGCTGCAAGACGAGCTGCTGGAGATCGTGGCCCGCACTGAGAGCACGGTGGTTATGGTGACCCACGACGTGGACGAGGCCGTGCTGCTGTCCGACAAGATCGTGATGATGACCAACGGCCCGGCCGCCACCATCGGCGAAGTGCTGAGCGTGGACCTGCCCCGCCCCCGCAACCGTGTGACCCTGGCCGACAGTCCGGAGTACCTGGGCTACCGGAAGGCGGTGATTGACTTTTTGTACACCCGACAGGGGCATGTGGAGAAAGCCGCTTAAGGCGGTTCCCCCCCTTATCCCCAAGCCCCTTTCCACCCCCGCCGGGGCGGAAAGGGGGGCTAACAGCCACATTTGATTTGTTCGCGTCGACCAGGCTTCTACGGACCGTGAAGGTTTCCTGAAACGCCTGATTTCCGTCGCCGCAGTTTGGAGAGCACCATGGACATGAGAGTCAAGCAAAAACAAAAACTGGTCATGATCGGCAACGGCATGGCCGGTGTGCGGACCATTGAAGAGCTGCTCAAGGTCGCACCGGACCTGTATGACATCACGGTCTTCGGTGCCGAGCCGCACCCCAACTACAACCGCATTTTGCTGAGCCCCGTGTTGGCCGGTGAGCAGACCTTGGACGAGATCGTGCTCAACTCTTTTGAGTGGTACGCAGAGAACCACATCGCGCTCTACGCCGGAAAAAAAGTGACCGAGGTGGATCGCGTTAATCGCGTGGTGAAAGCGTCCGACGGCACCGAGGCCGAGTACGACCGCTTGCTCATTTGCACCGGCTCCAACCCCTTCATACTGCCCGTGCCGGGCAGGGAACTGCAAGGTGTGATCGCCTACCGCGACATTGCCGACACCAACGCCATGATCGAAGCGGCCACCAAATACAAGCACGCCGTCGTCATCGGCGGTGGCCTGCTGGGCCTGGAAGCTGCCAACGGCCTGATGCTGCGCGGCATGCAGGTGTCTGTGGTGCACGTGATGCCCACCCTGATGGAACGCCAGCTCGACACTGTGGCCGGTGGCCTGCTGCAAAAGTCGCTGGAAGAGCGCGGCCTGAAGTTCCTGATGGGGGCCCAAACCCAGGAGCTGTTGGGTGGCGAAGACGGTCGCGTCAAAGCCATCAAGTTCAAAGACGGTACGGAAGTGCCTGCCGACCTCGTCGTCATGGCAGTGGGCATTCGCCCCAACACTGAGCTGGCGCAGAGCATGCGCCTGCATGTGGACCGCGGCATTGTGGTCACCGACACCATGCAGACTGTGACCGACGCGCGCATCTACAGCGTGGGTGAATGCGCTGCCCATCGCGGCATTGCTTATGGCCTGGTAGCACCCTTGTTTGAGCAGGCCAAAGTGGCGGCCAACCATCTGGCCGAGTACGGCATCGGCCGCTACCAGGGCTCGCTGACCTCCACCAAACTCAAGGTCACCGGCATTGACCTGTTTTCTGCCGGCAACTTCACCGGTGGCGAAGGGTTTGAAGAGATCGTGATGAGCGACCCCTTCGGCGGCGTCTACAAAAAGCTGGTCATTAAAGACGACAAGCTGGTGGGCGCCTGCATGTACGGCGACACCGTGGACGGTAGCTGGTACTTCAAGCTGCTGCGCGATGGCCGCAACGTGGCTGACATCCGCGACAAGCTGATGTTCGGCGAGGGTGGCGCGAACATTGGCGACGTGGGACACCAGGGCCAAAACAAAGCAGCCGCCATGGCCGACAGCGACGAGGTCTGCGGATGCAACGGCGTCACCAAGGGCACGATCTGCAAGGCCATCAAAGAGAAAGGCCTGTTCACCCTGGATGAAGTGAAAAAGCACACCAAGGCCAGCGCGTCCTGTGGCTCTTGCACCGGCTTGGTGGAGCAAATCATCATGTTCACCGCCGGTGGCGACTACTCTGCCACGCCCAAGAAGAAGGCCATGTGCGGCTGCACCGACCACAGCCACCAGGAAGTGCGCGATGCCATCTTCCAAGAAAAATACCTCACGATTGCCGCTGTGCAAAAAGGTATGGGTTGGAAAACGCCCAACGGCTGCTCCAGCTGCCGCCCCGCCTTGAACTACTACCTGATCTCCAGCTGGCCCAAGCTCGCCAAGGATGATCCGCAAAGCCGTTTCATCAACGAGCGCAGCCACGCCAACATCCAGAAGGACGGCACCTACTCCGTCATCCCGCGCATGTGGGGCGGCGAGACCACGGCCGACGAACTGCGCCGCATTGCGGACGCGGTGGACAAGTTCAAGATCCCCACCGTCAAGGTTACCGGTGGCCAGCGCATCGACTTGTTGGGCGTCAAGAAAGAAGACCTGCAAGCCGTGTGGAAAGACATCGGCATGCCTAGCGGCCACGCCTATGCCAAGGCCCTGCGCACCGTGAAGACCTGCGTCGGGTCAGAGTGGTGCCGCATGGGCACCCAGGACAGCACCCAGATGGGCAAAGACCTGGAGCGCGCCCATTGGCGCATGTATGCCCCGCACAAGGTGAAGTACGCCGTGTCCGACTGCCCGCGCAATTGCGCCGAAGCCGGCATCAAGGACGTGGGCATCATCGGCGTGGACAGCGGCTGGGAGATGTACATCGCCGGCAACGGCGGCATCAAAACCGAAGTGGCGCACTTCTTTGTGAAGCTCAAAACCGCAGAAGAAGTGTTGGAGTACACCGGCGCCTTCATGCAGCTCTACCGCAAAGAGGGCTGGTACCTGGAGCGCACGGTGCACTTTGTGAGCCGGGTAGGCCTGGACTATGTGAAGAAGCGCATCCTCGAAGACGCCGAAGGTCGCAAAGCCCTGAACGAAGAGCTGCTGTTCGCGCTGGATGGCGAGCCCGACCCGTGGTTCGATTTCCAGGACGCGCAGGTGGACACCCGCCAGTTCGCGCCTGTGGCCGTCGCCTGAGCATGGGAGGAACCGACATGCAACGCCGAAATCTGATCACCGTCGCTGCTGCGGGCGCCTTGGCACTGACCCTGCCCGCTGCACACGCACAAGTCGTAGACCTGAGCGATGCCATCAACAAAGCCGGTCGCCAGCGCATGCTCAGCCAGCGCATGGGCAAGGCCTGGCTGGCCTTGCTGCTGAGTGTGGAGAAAACCAGCGCCCAGATGGTGCTGGACAAGTCCATTGCCCTCTTTGACCGGCAATTGGTGGAGCTCAAAGCCTTTGCACCCAACCCCGAGGTGCTGGCCACGTACACCAAGCTGGAAAGCGCCTGGAGCGACTACAAAACCCTGTTGGTTGGCAAAGCCCCATCCCGCGAGGCCGCAGCAGCCCTGTTGCAGCAGGATGCCAAGGTGCTCGCACTGGCCCACCAGGGCACTCAACAGTACGAAGCCGCGCTGGCCAAGCCGGTCGGCAAACTGGTGAACATCGCAGGGCGTCAGCGCATGCTGAGCCAGCGTATGGCCAAGTACTACCTGGCCACCACCTTACCGGTAGATGCCGCTACCGCGGGCCTGGAAATCAACAAAGCGCGAGGTGAATTCACCGCTGCCATGGTGTTGCTGAAGAATGCACCGGAAGCCACCGAGCGCATCAAAAACGAGCTGGCTTTGGCCGATGCGCAATGGGTGTTTTTTGACAGCGCGCTAAACAACCTGCAGGAAGGCGCCCAACGCCCCCGCCCCATGGCCGACGTGTTTCTGGCCAGCGAGAACCTGCTCAGCGTGATGGACCGGGTGACCGGTCTGTACGCCGCTGTCAAGGCTTGATTCCATACAAATTCATGCTGTAGCGCACATTGAATATGCGCGAGCAGCTACTGAAACCATAGCAAACCGGAAGACCGACATGACCGAATGGACCCGCATCTGCACCCTTGAAGACATCCCCGTGCTGGGCTCCCGCCGCGTGGAGCGTGCCACCGGACTGGATGTGGCCGTTTTCCGCAACAGCCAGGACGAAGTGTTTGCCCTGCTGGACCGCTGCCCGCACAAGGGCGGCCCTCTGTCGCAAGGCATTGTGTTCGGCACCAGCGTGGCCTGCCCCCTGCACAACTGGACCATAGGCCTGTGCGACGGCCAGGCCAGCGCGCCCGATGAGGGCTGCACCCCCAAATTCAGCGTCAAGCTGGAGGATGGCGTGGTGTACCTGGATGCCGCTGAGCTGCAAAGTCACGCCACCGATCTGGTGCGCCCCATCGCCGGACCGAAGAAACGCTCCACCACCGCGGCCTGATTGCTGATGGTCATGTTCAAGGAAACCCGCTCCACCTGCCCATACTGCGATCTCGCTCCTGTCGCAGCGGATCGCTTTGCGAGCAATGGAAAAAACCTCCGTAGGGGCACATGCAAGTGAAAGAAACCCGTTCCACCTGCCCCTACTGCGGTGTGGGCTGTGGCGTCATCATCCAGAGCACGGGGAACCAGATCACCGGCGTCAAGGGCGATCCGCAGCATCCGGCCAACTTCGGCCGGCTGTGCTCCAAAGGCAGCACCCTGCACCTGACGGCCACCGCCGAAGTCACCCTGCAAACCCGCCTGCTGCAGCCCCTGCAGCGCCTGCAACGCGGTGCCGCGCCTGAGCCGGTGACATGGGACAGCGCTCTGCACACCGCCACCACGAAGTTTGCCCAAGTGATCCGCGACCACGGGCCGGACGCCGTGGGCTTTTACGTGAGCGGCCAGTTGCTTACCGAGGACTACTACGTCTTCAACAAACTGGCCAAAGGGCTGATAGGCACCAACAACATCGACACCAACTCCCGCCTGTGCATGAGCAGCGCAGTGGCGGGCTACAAGAAAACACTGGGTGCCGACTCCCCGCCTGCCAGCTACGAAGACCTCGGGCTGGCCAGCACGCTGTTCATCGCCGGCTCTAACGCCGCATATGCCCACCCCATCCTGTTCCGCAGGATCGAAGACGCCAAGGCGGCCAACCCCGAGCTGAATATCCTGGTGGTGGATGTGCGCCGCACCGACACGGCCGAGGCCGCGGACCTGTTCCTGCAAATCCAGCCCGGCACCGATGTGATGCTGTTCAACGGCATGCTGCACCTCATGCTGTGGGAAGGCTGGACGGACGCGGCCTATATGGCCGCCCACACTGAAGGCTTTGACGCGCTCAAAGCCTTGGTGCGCGACTGCACGCCTGACGCGGTGGCTGCGGTCTGCGGCATCCGCAAGGCTGAGCTGATGGAGGCCACGCGCCTGTTTGCGCAGTCCAGTGCCACCCTCAGCCTGTATTGCATGGGACTGAACCAGTCCAGCGCGGGCACCGCCAAAAACACCGCCCTCATCAACCTGCACCTGGCTACCGGCCAGATCGGCAAGCCGGGCGCAGGCCCCTTCAGCCTGACGGGCCAACCCAATGCCATGGGCGGACGCGAAGTGGGTGGTCTGGCCAACCTGCTCTCCGCCCACCGCGACCTGGCCAACCCTGCCCACCGCGCGGAAGTGGCCGCGCTTTGGGGTGTGCCCACCGTGCCCGAGAAACCCGGCAAAACCGCGATCGAGATGTTCCAAGCCGCGGCCGATGGCGAGATCAAGGCCCTCTGGATTGCCTGCACGAACCCGGCTCAGAGCCTGCCCGACCAGGCCACCGTGCGCCGCGCCCTGGAGCGCGCCGAGTTCGTGGTCCTGCAAGAAGCCTTTGCCACCACCGCCACCGCCCGCTACGCCGACCTGCTGCTGCCAGCCACCACTTGGGGCGAGAAAGAAGGCACGGTCACCAACAGCGAGCGGCGCATCTCCCGAGTGCGCGCCGCAGTCGCGGCACCCGGCCTGCAAGGCAAGGGCCCGCGCCACGACTGGGCGATTGCTGTGGACTTTGGGCAGCGCTTGGAGTCCGCAATAGGCCGCACTCCCGCCTCGCCAACCCTGTTCCCTTACCCCACGCCAGAGTCGGTATGGAACGAGCACCGCGAAAGCACCCGGGGCCGGGACCTGGACATCACCGGCATGAGCTACGCGCAGCTGGAGGCAACTCCGCTGCAATGGCCCATGCCTGAAGGCGCCAGCAGCGGCAAAGTGCGCTTGTATGAGGACGGCGTATTCCCGACGCCCACCGGCCGTGCCCGCTTTGTGGCCGCGCCCTACACCCCGGTGGCAGAACAACGCGAAGCCCGCTACCCCTTTGCCCTGACCACCGGCCGCCTGCGTGACCAGTGGCACGGCATGAGCCGCACCGGCACCTTGGGCCGCTTGTTCGGTCATGTGCGCGAGCCTGCCTTGCACGTGCACCCGCAAGACATGGCGCGGCGCTTGATTTCCGAGGGCGATCTGGTGCACATCACCAGCAAGCGCGGCTCCATCCTCGCGCCGGTACAGGCCAGCACCGAAGTGGGCCTGAACCAGGTGTTTCTGCCCATGCACTGGGGCGATGAATTTTTGAGCGGCCAGAGCAACACTGGCGAGCGCTTGGGCGGCGTGAACGTGTTGACCAGCCCCGTGTTCTGCCCCGACTCCAAACAACCCGAGCTCAAACACGCGGCCGTCAAAGTGCTCAAAACCGACATGCCCTGGGGCCTGGCAGCCTTGGCCTGGTTGCCCTCCGACAAGGTGCTGGCGCGCCGCACCGAACTGCAGGCCTTGATGGCGCGCTTTGAGTTCGCCAGCTGCGTACTGTTCGGCAACGATGCAGCTCTAGGTCAAGCCGGGCGCACCGGGGTCATGTTCCGCGCGGCGGGCAGTGCCCCGCCGGATGAGGCGCTGCTGGCGCAGATCGAGGCACTGTTGGACCTGCACGGGCAAGACGCCGTGCGCTATGCCGACCCCAAGCGGGGCCAGCGCCGTGTGGTGCGTCTGCAGCGCAGCACCGTGAATGCCACACTGGAGGGCTTTTTGCTCAGTGGCGATACCCAAGCCCGCGACTGGATGGCTGCCCTGCTGCGCGAAGAGCAACCCGCCCAGAACTACGGCCGCGCCCTATTGGCCGGCGGCGCCCAACCACCCCTGCCCGTGCTCAGCAAAGGCAAAACCGTCTGCACCTGCTTCAACGTGAGTGACATTGCCATCAGCGACACGCTCTCCCGCTGCAACGGCAGTGACCCCGAGCGCTTGGGTCAACTGCAAAAAGCACTGCAATGCGGCACCAACTGTGGCTCCTGCATTCCACAACTGCAACGCATGGTCAGGGCCACCCCGGTAGTTGAGCCCCACGCCTAGGCATAAGGACATAGCCGAAAGTTATCAGGCTTCACCGACAATCAGCAGATGGCTATTGGCAACTACATCAAGGAAATCGGTCGCGGCAAAGACGGCGCACGCGCGCTCAACCGCGAGCAGGCAGCTGACCTGCTAGGCCAAGTGCTGGACGGCACGGTCACCGACCTGGAGGTAGGCGCTTTTTGTCTGGCCATGCGCATCAAGGGGGAAACCGCCAGTGAGATGGCCGGGTTTCTGGACGCTGTGCGCAGCCGCATGGCCCTGCTGCCCGCCAGCGATTTACCGGTGGTCGTCATCCCCAGTTACAACGGTGCGCGCAAGCTGCCCCTGCTGACGCCGCTGTTGGCCCTGTTGCTGGCCCGCGAAGGCCTGCCCGTTCTGATCCACGGCACCGCCACCGAAGACAAGCGTGTTTTTGTGTCAGAAGTGCTCGCAGCTCTCGGAATACATGCGCAGGCAGCTACTGAAAGGATAGCAACCGGCAGCGTGGCGTTTGTGCCTACCGGTACACTGCTGCCCGGCCTGCAGCGCCTGCTGGATGTGCGCCGCGTGGTGAACCTGCGCAACTCGGCGCACAGCTTGGTCAAGCTCATGAACCCGGTGGACGGCCCTGCCCTGCTGGTGAGCAGCTACACCCACCCCGAATACGCAGTGTCCATGGCAGACACCTTTGCCTTGGTGCAGGCCCACGCCCTGCTGATCCGCGGCACGGAGGGCGAGGCTGTGGCCGACGCCCGCCGCACCCCCAAGATGCAAGCTTTTGTGGCGGGCCAAGCGACGGACCTGCAGGCTTACCAGGCTGGTTCATTGACCACGCTGCCTGAGCTGCCCACAGCCATAGATGCTGCGAGCACCGCCGCCTACATTCAATCCGTGTTGCAGGGCCACAGCCCCGTTCCGGCACCGATTGCCGAGCAGGTGGCACACATCCTGCAACTGCACCGAAATTTGCACCGCGCACTATGAAAAACCGTCTCCACACCCCGGCTTCCGGCCACGTCACCTTGGTGGGCGCGGGCCCGGGCGACCCGGAGTTGCTCACGCTCAAAGCCCTGAAAGCCATTCAGCAAGCCACCGTGCTGCTTGTGGACGACTTGGTAAACGACGCTATCGTGGCCCATGCCAACCCGGCGGCCCGCATCGTCCATGTGGGCAAGCGCGGCGGCTGCAAATCCACCCCCCAGTCTTTCATTGAGCGCCTCATGATCACCGCCGCCCAGGAAGGCGAAAACGTGGTGCGCCTCAAGGGCGGCGATCCCTTCATCTTCGGCCGTGGCGGCGAAGAGGTGGAACACCTCGAAGAAGCCGGCATCCGCGTGTCGGTGATCAACGGCATCACCGCCGGGCTGGCTGCGGTCACATCCCTGAACGTGCCCCTGACCCACCGCGAGCATGCCCACGGCGTGGTGTTTGTGACCGGCCATGCCAAGCCCGGCGACAGCGGCACCGACTGGCCTGCCCTTGCCAAAGCCGCGCGCCAGGCGAAGCTCACGCTGGTGGTCTACATGGGCGTGAGCGGCGCCTCAGAGATCCAAACCGGCTTGCTGCAAGGCTTGGGAGCTGACACTCCGGTCGCTGTGATTCAGAACGCCAGCCTGCCCCTGCAACGCCACGCCGTATGCACGCTGGGCGAACTGCAAGCCACCATCATCCGCGAAGGACTTGCTAGCCCCAGTGTGATCGTGGTGGGCGATGTGATGAGCGGCATGCTGGCCGCTGCAGACCAGAACGACACCCCGGGCGCACTTCAAATGCGCTGAACGCGGCATGCAACTTGCGGCAGTCGGCGCATCGCCACCATGCCGGAGTTGCACCATGCCACCTTCTGTTGCCGTCATCCCTGGTCGCACAGGGATCAGTCCGATATCCGTCAGCACGATCACCGCACCGGCACCCTTGTCCGACCTCAACCTTGCAGCACGTCAGCGCATGTTGTCCCAACGGGTGGTCATGCAAACCCTGTTGGCTGCAGCC
Encoded here:
- a CDS encoding ABC transporter ATP-binding protein, coding for MESMNTKYIEIQGVDQTFKTKKGLFPALRNINLNVAKGEFVALIGHSGCGKSTLLNLIAGLTMPTQGSLICASREIAGPGPERAVVFQNHSLLPWLTCFENIYLGVERVFGTRNPGAPAETKAQLKARTDAALALVGLTAAAQKRPGEISGGMKQRVGIARALAMEPKVLLMDEPFGALDALTRAKLQDELLEIVARTESTVVMVTHDVDEAVLLSDKIVMMTNGPAATIGEVLSVDLPRPRNRVTLADSPEYLGYRKAVIDFLYTRQGHVEKAA
- the nirB gene encoding nitrite reductase large subunit NirB; this encodes MDMRVKQKQKLVMIGNGMAGVRTIEELLKVAPDLYDITVFGAEPHPNYNRILLSPVLAGEQTLDEIVLNSFEWYAENHIALYAGKKVTEVDRVNRVVKASDGTEAEYDRLLICTGSNPFILPVPGRELQGVIAYRDIADTNAMIEAATKYKHAVVIGGGLLGLEAANGLMLRGMQVSVVHVMPTLMERQLDTVAGGLLQKSLEERGLKFLMGAQTQELLGGEDGRVKAIKFKDGTEVPADLVVMAVGIRPNTELAQSMRLHVDRGIVVTDTMQTVTDARIYSVGECAAHRGIAYGLVAPLFEQAKVAANHLAEYGIGRYQGSLTSTKLKVTGIDLFSAGNFTGGEGFEEIVMSDPFGGVYKKLVIKDDKLVGACMYGDTVDGSWYFKLLRDGRNVADIRDKLMFGEGGANIGDVGHQGQNKAAAMADSDEVCGCNGVTKGTICKAIKEKGLFTLDEVKKHTKASASCGSCTGLVEQIIMFTAGGDYSATPKKKAMCGCTDHSHQEVRDAIFQEKYLTIAAVQKGMGWKTPNGCSSCRPALNYYLISSWPKLAKDDPQSRFINERSHANIQKDGTYSVIPRMWGGETTADELRRIADAVDKFKIPTVKVTGGQRIDLLGVKKEDLQAVWKDIGMPSGHAYAKALRTVKTCVGSEWCRMGTQDSTQMGKDLERAHWRMYAPHKVKYAVSDCPRNCAEAGIKDVGIIGVDSGWEMYIAGNGGIKTEVAHFFVKLKTAEEVLEYTGAFMQLYRKEGWYLERTVHFVSRVGLDYVKKRILEDAEGRKALNEELLFALDGEPDPWFDFQDAQVDTRQFAPVAVA
- a CDS encoding type IV pili methyl-accepting chemotaxis transducer N-terminal domain-containing protein; this encodes MQRRNLITVAAAGALALTLPAAHAQVVDLSDAINKAGRQRMLSQRMGKAWLALLLSVEKTSAQMVLDKSIALFDRQLVELKAFAPNPEVLATYTKLESAWSDYKTLLVGKAPSREAAAALLQQDAKVLALAHQGTQQYEAALAKPVGKLVNIAGRQRMLSQRMAKYYLATTLPVDAATAGLEINKARGEFTAAMVLLKNAPEATERIKNELALADAQWVFFDSALNNLQEGAQRPRPMADVFLASENLLSVMDRVTGLYAAVKA
- the nirD gene encoding nitrite reductase small subunit NirD → MTEWTRICTLEDIPVLGSRRVERATGLDVAVFRNSQDEVFALLDRCPHKGGPLSQGIVFGTSVACPLHNWTIGLCDGQASAPDEGCTPKFSVKLEDGVVYLDAAELQSHATDLVRPIAGPKKRSTTAA
- a CDS encoding nitrate reductase, whose translation is MKETRSTCPYCGVGCGVIIQSTGNQITGVKGDPQHPANFGRLCSKGSTLHLTATAEVTLQTRLLQPLQRLQRGAAPEPVTWDSALHTATTKFAQVIRDHGPDAVGFYVSGQLLTEDYYVFNKLAKGLIGTNNIDTNSRLCMSSAVAGYKKTLGADSPPASYEDLGLASTLFIAGSNAAYAHPILFRRIEDAKAANPELNILVVDVRRTDTAEAADLFLQIQPGTDVMLFNGMLHLMLWEGWTDAAYMAAHTEGFDALKALVRDCTPDAVAAVCGIRKAELMEATRLFAQSSATLSLYCMGLNQSSAGTAKNTALINLHLATGQIGKPGAGPFSLTGQPNAMGGREVGGLANLLSAHRDLANPAHRAEVAALWGVPTVPEKPGKTAIEMFQAAADGEIKALWIACTNPAQSLPDQATVRRALERAEFVVLQEAFATTATARYADLLLPATTWGEKEGTVTNSERRISRVRAAVAAPGLQGKGPRHDWAIAVDFGQRLESAIGRTPASPTLFPYPTPESVWNEHRESTRGRDLDITGMSYAQLEATPLQWPMPEGASSGKVRLYEDGVFPTPTGRARFVAAPYTPVAEQREARYPFALTTGRLRDQWHGMSRTGTLGRLFGHVREPALHVHPQDMARRLISEGDLVHITSKRGSILAPVQASTEVGLNQVFLPMHWGDEFLSGQSNTGERLGGVNVLTSPVFCPDSKQPELKHAAVKVLKTDMPWGLAALAWLPSDKVLARRTELQALMARFEFASCVLFGNDAALGQAGRTGVMFRAAGSAPPDEALLAQIEALLDLHGQDAVRYADPKRGQRRVVRLQRSTVNATLEGFLLSGDTQARDWMAALLREEQPAQNYGRALLAGGAQPPLPVLSKGKTVCTCFNVSDIAISDTLSRCNGSDPERLGQLQKALQCGTNCGSCIPQLQRMVRATPVVEPHA
- the ybiB gene encoding DNA-binding protein YbiB, producing the protein MAIGNYIKEIGRGKDGARALNREQAADLLGQVLDGTVTDLEVGAFCLAMRIKGETASEMAGFLDAVRSRMALLPASDLPVVVIPSYNGARKLPLLTPLLALLLAREGLPVLIHGTATEDKRVFVSEVLAALGIHAQAATERIATGSVAFVPTGTLLPGLQRLLDVRRVVNLRNSAHSLVKLMNPVDGPALLVSSYTHPEYAVSMADTFALVQAHALLIRGTEGEAVADARRTPKMQAFVAGQATDLQAYQAGSLTTLPELPTAIDAASTAAYIQSVLQGHSPVPAPIAEQVAHILQLHRNLHRAL
- the cobA gene encoding uroporphyrinogen-III C-methyltransferase; its protein translation is MKNRLHTPASGHVTLVGAGPGDPELLTLKALKAIQQATVLLVDDLVNDAIVAHANPAARIVHVGKRGGCKSTPQSFIERLMITAAQEGENVVRLKGGDPFIFGRGGEEVEHLEEAGIRVSVINGITAGLAAVTSLNVPLTHREHAHGVVFVTGHAKPGDSGTDWPALAKAARQAKLTLVVYMGVSGASEIQTGLLQGLGADTPVAVIQNASLPLQRHAVCTLGELQATIIREGLASPSVIVVGDVMSGMLAAADQNDTPGALQMR